One segment of Triticum aestivum cultivar Chinese Spring chromosome 2A, IWGSC CS RefSeq v2.1, whole genome shotgun sequence DNA contains the following:
- the LOC123189616 gene encoding uncharacterized protein yields MSYCQATTYKPLGGLTLDRPLGLGRTCKILPEHFVWQHFSRSCKLQEKVYPRLVVAACHKRLGPVYASSGKGNLDPFSMESLNKAMDGAKKQQSIQGFLMEQMAKITGQGSGGNGGNNNRYGGSGGGSDGPDDESFTDSLYEVVQVVLATVAFVLTYIHIIRGEELYRLARDYTRYLVTGKRTSRLKRAMLNWRDFSDSITKNFSTQDDVYQSPVASEAMWWQQPQKLVHHLGDLFRGNLRPHAQES; encoded by the exons ATGAGCTACTGCCAAGCTACAACGTACAAGCCTCTTGGCGGGCTCACTTTGGACAGACCATTAGGTCTTGGGAGAACTTGCAAAATACTTCCTGAACATTTTGTATGGCAACATTTTTCTAGATCTTGCAAGCTGCAAGAGAAAGTATATCCAAGGCTTGTTGTTGCTGCTTGCCATAAGAGGCTTGGTCCTGTATATGCCTCAAGCGGGAAGGGAAACCTTGAT CCATTCTCTATGGAATCTTTGAACAAAGCAATGGATGGAGCAAAAAAGCAACAGTCCATACAAGGCTTCCTGATGGAGCAAATGGCTAAGATTACAGGACAGGGGTCTGGTGGAAATGGAGGAAATAATAACCGTTATGGAGGCAGCGGTGGTGGTTCTGATGGCCCGGATGACGAATCTTTCACGGATTCATTGTATGAAGTGGTCCAAGTTGTGTTAGCAACTGTTGCTTTTGTACTCACG TATATCCACATCATCAGAGGAGAGGAGTTGTACCGCCTTGCTAGGGACTACACCAGATACCTCGTCACTGGCAAGAGAACGTCCCGGCTGAAGCGTGCCATGCTTAACTGGCGTGATTTCTCAGATAGCATCACAAAGAATTTCAGCACACAAGACGATGTGTATCAAAGCCCGGTCGCTTCTGAAGCCATGTGGTGGCAACAGCCCCAGAAGCTGGTTCATCATCTCGGTGACCTTTTCAGAGGCAACCTGCGTCCACATGCCCAGGAATCTTAA